A single window of Syntrophus aciditrophicus SB DNA harbors:
- a CDS encoding nitrilase-related carbon-nitrogen hydrolase, which yields MKAGFIQIGPVFGKVAENLQQTESLINCTKADLLVLPELFNTGYLFTAHQEVAELAEEIPGGRTTEFLCGMARRGGSFIVAGLAEREKGRFYNSAVLVSPRGYLGTYRKIHLFNEEKLWFQPGDRAPELYDLGICRIGIMICFDWFFPEFMRILSLKGADVICHCANLVLPFCQDAMKTRCLENHVYAITANRTGQDVRDGRTLSFTGKSQVTGPHADVLYQAGSIGDEVAVVDIDVSRARNKNLNPFNHLYRDRRVEFYRELCEGGK from the coding sequence ATGAAAGCGGGATTTATTCAGATCGGACCGGTTTTCGGAAAGGTTGCTGAGAATCTTCAGCAAACAGAGAGTCTGATAAATTGTACAAAGGCGGACCTTCTCGTACTTCCCGAGCTTTTTAATACCGGCTATCTTTTTACTGCCCACCAGGAAGTTGCTGAACTTGCCGAGGAGATTCCTGGCGGAAGAACGACAGAATTCCTGTGCGGAATGGCCCGACGCGGTGGTTCCTTTATTGTGGCCGGATTGGCCGAACGTGAGAAAGGACGGTTTTATAATTCAGCCGTTCTGGTCTCACCAAGGGGTTATCTGGGAACTTATCGTAAAATTCATCTGTTCAATGAAGAAAAACTTTGGTTTCAACCGGGAGATCGCGCCCCTGAACTTTATGATCTTGGCATCTGCCGCATCGGGATCATGATCTGTTTCGACTGGTTTTTTCCTGAGTTCATGAGGATTCTTTCCCTGAAGGGGGCGGATGTCATCTGCCACTGTGCCAACCTGGTTCTGCCTTTTTGCCAGGATGCCATGAAAACCCGCTGTCTGGAGAATCATGTCTATGCCATTACGGCCAATCGGACCGGGCAGGATGTCCGGGATGGCAGGACGCTTTCTTTTACCGGCAAAAGTCAGGTTACCGGTCCCCATGCCGATGTTCTTTATCAGGCCGGATCGATTGGCGATGAGGTGGCGGTTGTCGATATCGATGTTTCCCGGGCCAGGAACAAAAACCTGAATCCTTTTAACCACCTTTACAGGGACAGGAGGGTGGAGTTTTATCGGGAACTCTGTGAAGGCGGGAAATGA
- a CDS encoding DUF2118 domain-containing protein, which translates to MEVTVPMEGKVVAIKVNVGDKVEEDDEIAVMEAMKMEMPVPSPVSGVVKQIMVKVGDKVAAEAALMVIE; encoded by the coding sequence ATGGAAGTCACTGTACCCATGGAAGGAAAGGTTGTAGCAATCAAAGTTAATGTCGGCGACAAGGTTGAAGAAGACGACGAAATCGCGGTCATGGAAGCCATGAAGATGGAAATGCCTGTCCCGTCGCCGGTCAGCGGCGTCGTAAAACAAATCATGGTCAAGGTTGGTGACAAGGTTGCGGCTGAGGCTGCGTTGATGGTCATCGAATAG
- the acd gene encoding glutaryl-CoA dehydrogenase Acd: MDFALSEELEMLRSMARDFAAEKIAPFADKWDEEHYFPYEEVVKPMGELGFFGTVIPEEYGGTNMGWLAAMILTEEISRASSALRVQINMEGLGCAYTIWKYGTEEAKKKYVQKLVSAEYLGGFGITEFNAGSDVMSMKSTAEDKGDYYLLNGSKTWISNANCADVIIYYAYTDKAAKGKGLSAFAVELKNNPGIRTTDLDKMGSKSSPTGEIYLDNVKVPKENLLGKPGDGAKIVFGSLNGTRLSAAAGGIGLAQACLDAAIKYANEREQFGKPIGTFQANQFLIGEMATELEAARLMVYRAAWQKDQGNLGNTVETAQAKYLAGEVAYKCAIGAMRIFGAYGYSTEYPVNRYYRDAPTYAMVEGSTNVCKMIVGGALLAQK; encoded by the coding sequence ATGGATTTTGCTTTATCAGAAGAACTTGAAATGCTACGCTCCATGGCGCGGGATTTCGCGGCCGAAAAGATTGCTCCCTTTGCAGACAAATGGGACGAAGAACACTACTTCCCCTATGAGGAAGTCGTCAAACCGATGGGCGAACTGGGCTTCTTCGGCACGGTCATTCCGGAAGAATACGGTGGAACCAACATGGGCTGGCTGGCCGCCATGATCCTCACAGAAGAAATCTCCCGTGCATCCAGCGCGCTTCGCGTCCAGATCAACATGGAAGGCCTTGGCTGCGCCTACACCATCTGGAAGTATGGAACGGAAGAAGCCAAGAAGAAGTACGTTCAGAAGCTGGTTTCAGCCGAATACCTTGGCGGCTTCGGCATCACCGAATTCAACGCCGGTTCCGACGTTATGTCTATGAAATCCACTGCCGAGGACAAAGGGGATTATTATCTGCTGAACGGTTCCAAGACCTGGATCTCCAATGCCAACTGCGCCGATGTCATCATTTACTATGCCTATACGGATAAGGCAGCAAAAGGCAAGGGTCTGTCCGCATTTGCCGTGGAATTGAAGAACAACCCCGGCATCCGCACGACGGATCTGGACAAGATGGGAAGCAAATCCTCACCGACCGGTGAAATCTATCTCGACAACGTCAAAGTCCCGAAGGAAAATCTCCTCGGCAAACCCGGCGACGGCGCCAAGATCGTTTTCGGTTCTCTCAATGGAACCCGTCTCTCCGCCGCGGCCGGCGGAATCGGTCTTGCCCAGGCCTGCCTCGACGCCGCCATCAAATACGCCAATGAACGTGAACAGTTTGGAAAACCCATCGGAACGTTCCAGGCCAACCAGTTCCTCATCGGCGAAATGGCCACCGAATTGGAAGCCGCTAGACTGATGGTCTACAGGGCTGCCTGGCAGAAGGATCAGGGCAATCTGGGCAACACAGTTGAAACAGCTCAGGCCAAATATCTGGCCGGCGAAGTGGCCTACAAGTGCGCTATCGGCGCCATGCGCATTTTCGGCGCCTATGGTTATTCCACAGAGTATCCAGTGAACCGTTACTATCGTGACGCTCCCACCTATGCCATGGTGGAAGGTTCAACCAATGTCTGTAAGATGATCGTCGGCGGAGCTCTGCTGGCCCAGAAATAA
- a CDS encoding acyl-CoA carboxylase subunit beta, whose protein sequence is MRQYFEKMDDLGKPLKPAQIERMKENVAQIEEVYAEVAAEFEKAKNAGVPAEDVHKKGEMTVWDRIEYIVDPGTFCPLHTLFNPAGNKEGVTGVIDGLARISGKWCVLIGFDNKVTVGAWIPGQPENNLRATDMAKILNIPIVWLVNCSGARLPEQHKFYANRRGSGTCFFRHAELETLGIPVLAGIYGTNPAGGGYQGISPTILLAHKNCNIAVGGAGIVSGMSPKGFFDEEIAEALIEATRKFRATPPGRVAIHHDVTGFFRAVYEEETGVLDGLKQYMAEMPAYNPRFFRVAQPAEPKYDPKEISSIITFNQKMVYDFDNILARLVDNSEHMEFRPGFGPEVYTGLVKIDGFLIGAIGNRHGVLPNYPEYTNEYIGVGGKLYRQGLIKMSEFVSLCDRDRIPIVWFQDTSGIDVGDIAEKAELLGLGQALIYSIEQTKLPMMLTVLRKGSAAAHYVMGGPTANNHTAFTLGTATTEIYVMHGETAATASFARRLVKEKDAGKSLQPVLDKMNQLAKEYYNNSRPVYCAQQGLVDEIVRYEDIRKYLVAFANAVYQNPKSICPQHHLILPRIIRSEIVKGLPRPAKEA, encoded by the coding sequence ATGAGACAATACTTTGAAAAGATGGACGATCTGGGCAAGCCCCTGAAACCCGCTCAGATTGAAAGAATGAAGGAAAACGTTGCACAGATTGAGGAAGTGTATGCAGAAGTCGCAGCGGAATTCGAAAAGGCAAAAAATGCAGGCGTTCCCGCCGAGGATGTCCACAAAAAAGGCGAAATGACCGTATGGGATCGTATCGAATACATCGTGGATCCCGGTACGTTCTGTCCGCTCCACACCCTTTTCAATCCCGCAGGAAATAAAGAGGGCGTGACGGGCGTCATCGATGGTCTTGCCCGAATCAGCGGCAAATGGTGCGTCCTGATCGGATTTGACAACAAGGTTACTGTGGGCGCCTGGATTCCCGGTCAGCCGGAAAACAACCTCCGTGCCACCGATATGGCCAAGATCCTCAATATTCCCATAGTCTGGCTGGTCAACTGCTCCGGTGCGAGACTGCCCGAGCAGCATAAATTCTATGCCAACCGCCGCGGCAGTGGGACCTGCTTCTTCCGCCACGCGGAACTGGAAACGCTGGGGATTCCCGTCCTAGCGGGGATTTACGGAACGAATCCGGCCGGCGGCGGCTATCAGGGAATCAGCCCGACCATTCTTCTCGCTCACAAAAACTGCAACATCGCCGTGGGTGGCGCAGGCATCGTCAGCGGCATGTCCCCCAAGGGATTCTTCGATGAAGAAATAGCTGAAGCGCTTATCGAAGCAACGCGCAAGTTCAGGGCAACTCCTCCAGGAAGAGTCGCGATTCATCATGATGTGACCGGATTCTTCCGCGCAGTCTATGAGGAGGAAACAGGTGTCCTGGATGGATTGAAGCAGTACATGGCTGAAATGCCGGCTTATAATCCCCGTTTCTTCCGGGTTGCCCAGCCTGCAGAACCCAAGTACGATCCCAAGGAAATCTCTTCCATCATCACCTTCAACCAGAAGATGGTTTATGATTTCGATAATATTCTGGCCCGTCTGGTGGACAATTCCGAGCATATGGAATTCCGTCCCGGTTTCGGACCTGAGGTTTACACCGGTCTGGTCAAGATCGACGGCTTCCTGATCGGCGCCATCGGCAACCGTCATGGTGTTCTGCCCAACTACCCGGAATATACCAATGAGTACATCGGGGTGGGAGGAAAGCTGTATCGCCAGGGTCTGATCAAGATGAGCGAGTTTGTCTCCCTCTGTGATCGTGATCGTATTCCCATTGTGTGGTTCCAGGATACTTCAGGAATCGACGTTGGCGACATCGCGGAAAAAGCGGAACTTCTCGGGCTGGGTCAGGCTCTTATTTATTCCATCGAGCAGACGAAACTTCCCATGATGCTGACGGTCCTCCGCAAGGGATCGGCAGCGGCCCATTACGTCATGGGCGGCCCCACGGCCAATAACCACACGGCCTTTACGCTGGGCACGGCTACGACGGAAATTTACGTCATGCACGGCGAAACCGCGGCAACAGCCAGTTTTGCCCGCAGACTGGTCAAGGAAAAGGATGCCGGCAAGTCCCTGCAGCCTGTCCTTGATAAGATGAATCAGTTGGCAAAGGAATACTATAACAACTCACGTCCGGTATACTGTGCCCAGCAGGGTTTGGTGGACGAAATCGTTCGTTACGAAGACATCCGCAAATACCTGGTCGCATTTGCCAATGCAGTGTATCAGAATCCGAAATCCATCTGCCCGCAGCATCACTTGATTCTGCCGCGGATTATCCGTTCTGAGATTGTTAAAGGATTGCCCAGACCAGCAAAAGAAGCATAA
- a CDS encoding molybdenum cofactor guanylyltransferase, with protein MTGIILSGGKSSRMGLNKAFLEINGERLIDRTVKLFRQLFSEVILVTNEPLLYLDQDIALVTDIYKGKGPMGGLYSGLFYASFDHAFLCACDIPYLNVEFIRYMTGKASEYDVVVPETADGFHPLHAIYSRRCLPSIKSLLIRDRLKMTGCFKGMRVLYIPESVIRSFDPECRMFLNINTEQDLQRVLELKHKSEGREV; from the coding sequence ATGACGGGCATCATTCTATCCGGTGGAAAAAGTTCTCGAATGGGATTGAACAAGGCCTTCCTGGAGATTAACGGTGAACGCCTGATCGATCGAACGGTGAAACTGTTCCGTCAGCTTTTTTCAGAGGTGATTCTTGTAACCAATGAGCCCCTTCTTTATCTGGATCAGGATATCGCCCTGGTTACCGACATCTATAAGGGAAAGGGCCCTATGGGAGGGCTTTATTCGGGACTATTTTACGCTTCCTTTGACCATGCCTTCTTATGCGCCTGTGACATACCCTACCTGAATGTCGAATTTATCCGGTACATGACGGGAAAAGCTTCCGAATATGATGTGGTTGTTCCAGAAACCGCAGACGGTTTTCACCCGCTTCATGCCATTTACTCACGGCGCTGTCTGCCCTCCATAAAAAGTCTGCTGATCAGGGATCGCCTCAAAATGACCGGTTGTTTCAAAGGGATGCGGGTTCTGTATATTCCTGAATCCGTTATCCGGAGCTTTGACCCTGAATGTCGGATGTTTCTGAATATCAATACGGAACAGGACCTGCAGCGGGTTCTGGAACTCAAGCATAAATCGGAGGGCAGAGAAGTTTAA
- a CDS encoding ATP-dependent DNA helicase, producing the protein MLKPYSYPIDDVAFVYAHTGLKEDQGNRIYEIAATILSRDHSRRDFSSLVRYGYLTERERYHSNISRENLKDPPPAEEVASRLSSFLAGQAFILVLDPHHVLDLVLRFCVRERGIDLSFALEFFLPHVESFSPRSLWEFMKGKRREKISFSAAELVELSMDLVRHICGNRLNDETNPPSAALRYYLQKSDTLLGEVFLHLTRHYQDYWGGLFKPVNRSDTANWMRYLEKAKTVSLEPQILEGQRNISDQRVKDLCLGLAGAAQGFKFRKTQLDYAFHVAEALNDGAVLTLEAGTGTGKTQGYLIPVMEYLHRNPEARIMISTYTKSLQDQIFQQEINRTVALERGYSKISIAVLKGKSNYLCAEKLNSAFEEDLKGASLLAWLYFVNLIFLYRQVDGETVGEKIGRYLNDGLYLRQLQDEISAKTGCAGNHTLCPAQVALAEARSARLVITNHHKLALIDHDEELSGLFRNCIVDEANHFEQAVRNAFSLSVHSREITDIIAYLESVLQRVSRKVSGEVEMMLQQCHETINEFHQTVHEFGSMLQTIHPYFAKGEILELPVCHGAYPDGDIEKMLRLFADLLRGIGKGLSFLKDPDASRVLKILPRSQERVRNAIARLYTEADNFQTMEKTIRTENTVAACQLFFKHWVITVSAVDVSSLIKAHVYNKRDCVIYTSATLRHRNRFNDFCRIVGMDDATGCDSISPAGKEDRTFFTDQDGREFRFVAIPSPYSLESMKVFLPDGAVNGGYENKQAWLKAVVDLLPELIRKNRGRTLVLFSSYSDLEAVALQTGDEIIADGYPLLIQQMGRPTGNLIDEFRSIRESVLFGVETFWYGVDFRGDTLTQVIITRIPFPYPFDPLQTARKGSLSKEEFWSRYYYEAIIKLKQGMGRLIRSETDKGRLVFLDSRCRRFEDLWS; encoded by the coding sequence ATGCTGAAACCCTATTCATATCCCATTGATGACGTTGCATTTGTTTATGCTCACACAGGCTTGAAGGAAGATCAAGGCAACCGGATTTATGAAATAGCCGCCACCATTCTGTCCCGTGATCATTCCCGCCGGGATTTCTCGTCCCTGGTCCGATACGGATATCTTACCGAACGGGAGCGTTACCATTCCAATATCTCACGGGAGAATCTTAAAGATCCGCCTCCGGCAGAAGAGGTGGCCTCCAGGTTGAGTTCTTTTCTCGCTGGGCAGGCATTTATACTGGTTCTGGATCCTCATCATGTTCTGGATCTCGTCCTCCGGTTCTGCGTCCGGGAACGCGGAATTGATCTCAGCTTTGCGCTGGAGTTTTTCCTTCCCCATGTCGAATCCTTTTCCCCTCGCAGCCTATGGGAATTCATGAAAGGAAAAAGACGCGAAAAGATCAGCTTTTCCGCTGCGGAGCTGGTGGAGCTTTCGATGGACCTTGTCCGTCATATCTGTGGTAACCGGCTGAATGACGAAACCAATCCGCCGTCAGCGGCGCTGCGCTATTATCTGCAGAAGAGCGATACCCTGCTGGGTGAGGTATTTCTTCATCTGACCCGGCATTATCAGGATTACTGGGGAGGGCTGTTCAAGCCCGTGAACCGGTCTGACACGGCAAACTGGATGAGGTATCTGGAAAAGGCAAAAACGGTTTCACTGGAGCCGCAGATCCTGGAAGGTCAACGGAATATATCGGATCAAAGAGTCAAAGACCTTTGCCTCGGGCTGGCGGGAGCCGCTCAGGGTTTCAAGTTCCGAAAAACCCAGTTGGATTATGCCTTTCATGTCGCAGAGGCATTGAATGACGGGGCGGTCCTGACGCTGGAGGCTGGGACGGGAACGGGGAAAACCCAGGGTTATCTGATACCGGTCATGGAATATCTGCATCGCAATCCCGAAGCCCGGATAATGATTTCGACCTATACAAAAAGCCTCCAGGATCAGATCTTTCAACAGGAAATCAATAGAACTGTCGCCCTTGAACGGGGTTATTCAAAGATCTCCATCGCCGTCCTGAAAGGCAAATCCAATTATCTCTGTGCCGAAAAACTGAATTCAGCCTTCGAAGAAGATTTGAAAGGGGCCAGCCTGCTGGCATGGCTGTACTTTGTAAATCTCATTTTTCTTTATCGACAGGTCGACGGTGAAACTGTTGGGGAGAAAATTGGCCGTTACCTGAACGATGGCCTTTATCTCCGTCAGCTTCAGGATGAGATTTCAGCGAAGACCGGGTGCGCGGGAAATCATACCCTCTGCCCGGCCCAGGTTGCTCTTGCCGAAGCCCGGTCTGCCCGTCTGGTCATTACGAACCATCATAAACTGGCCTTGATTGATCACGACGAGGAATTGTCCGGACTGTTTCGGAACTGCATTGTGGACGAAGCGAATCATTTTGAACAGGCCGTGCGCAACGCGTTCAGCCTCTCCGTGCATTCCCGCGAGATCACTGATATCATCGCATATCTGGAATCGGTGCTTCAGAGGGTTTCTCGGAAGGTATCCGGGGAAGTCGAGATGATGCTTCAGCAATGTCATGAAACCATCAATGAATTTCATCAGACCGTTCATGAATTCGGGAGCATGCTCCAGACGATTCATCCTTACTTTGCAAAGGGTGAGATTCTGGAACTGCCGGTCTGTCATGGTGCGTACCCTGATGGGGACATTGAAAAGATGCTTCGTTTGTTTGCCGATCTTTTAAGGGGTATCGGTAAAGGGTTGTCTTTTTTGAAAGATCCGGATGCGTCCCGGGTATTGAAAATATTGCCCCGTTCGCAGGAACGGGTCAGAAATGCCATAGCCCGGCTCTATACAGAAGCAGATAACTTTCAGACCATGGAAAAAACAATCCGCACTGAAAATACCGTCGCTGCCTGCCAGCTCTTCTTCAAACACTGGGTGATCACGGTTTCCGCCGTGGATGTATCCAGTTTGATTAAAGCGCATGTTTATAATAAACGAGATTGCGTTATCTACACCTCGGCCACCTTGCGTCATCGAAACCGGTTCAACGACTTTTGCCGAATCGTCGGGATGGATGATGCGACAGGCTGTGATTCGATTTCGCCAGCTGGGAAGGAAGATCGCACTTTTTTCACGGATCAGGATGGGCGGGAATTTCGCTTCGTGGCGATTCCATCTCCCTATTCCCTTGAATCCATGAAAGTTTTTCTACCTGACGGTGCCGTGAATGGCGGTTATGAAAACAAGCAGGCCTGGTTGAAAGCTGTGGTTGACCTTCTTCCGGAACTGATTCGTAAGAACCGGGGACGCACTCTGGTTCTTTTTTCAAGCTACAGCGATCTGGAAGCGGTGGCGCTGCAGACGGGTGACGAAATCATCGCCGACGGATATCCTCTACTGATTCAACAGATGGGCCGTCCCACGGGAAATCTGATCGATGAATTCCGGTCGATCAGGGAAAGCGTCCTCTTTGGAGTAGAAACTTTCTGGTATGGGGTCGATTTCCGGGGGGATACCCTGACTCAGGTGATCATTACCCGGATACCCTTTCCGTATCCCTTTGATCCCTTGCAGACCGCCCGTAAAGGATCGCTGTCCAAGGAAGAGTTCTGGAGCCGCTACTATTATGAAGCTATCATCAAACTGAAACAGGGAATGGGACGGCTTATTCGTTCGGAGACCGACAAAGGCAGACTTGTTTTTCTGGATTCCCGTTGCCGCCGTTTTGAAGACCTCTGGAGTTAA
- a CDS encoding tyrosine-type recombinase/integrase produces MTVYKHRDKWRYDFWKNGVRQRESGFTTKQEAKAAEAEARKKLKVMNSDFISLCESRLRDLRDRRTVKYFKENKSLFEKLILAWGNKKKIERKDVDDYLSRVANNSHYVANKELRFIKALFNHGVERDMINSNPAEKIKFFPIEKNKKYIPPEEDIRKVFEFCNDEQKLYLTAVLCTMARINEINKLKWEDIHKDYLILKTRKSKNSDLTERIIPLNETLKEVFDTVPRIAEYVFCHEDGKPYFYRSKFLKTACRMAGVRYFGYHALRHYGASRLANSGVPITDIQALLGHQRPTTTDIYLQSIRKSLIGAMKNLESPTRVTHKKRVTECNPLI; encoded by the coding sequence ATGACTGTTTACAAGCATCGGGACAAATGGAGGTACGACTTTTGGAAGAACGGAGTGAGACAGAGGGAGAGTGGCTTTACGACCAAGCAGGAGGCAAAAGCCGCCGAAGCAGAAGCCCGAAAGAAGCTAAAAGTGATGAATTCGGACTTTATAAGTTTGTGCGAAAGCAGACTTAGGGATTTGCGAGACAGAAGAACAGTCAAGTATTTCAAGGAAAATAAGTCGCTCTTTGAAAAGTTAATATTGGCGTGGGGCAACAAAAAGAAAATCGAACGCAAAGACGTTGATGATTATCTTTCCCGAGTTGCCAATAATTCCCATTATGTGGCGAATAAGGAACTGAGATTTATAAAAGCCCTTTTTAATCATGGGGTTGAAAGGGATATGATAAACTCAAACCCTGCCGAGAAAATCAAGTTCTTCCCCATTGAGAAAAACAAGAAATACATCCCCCCAGAAGAAGACATCAGAAAAGTTTTCGAATTCTGCAATGATGAACAAAAACTTTATCTGACAGCGGTGCTTTGCACAATGGCAAGGATTAATGAGATCAACAAGCTGAAATGGGAAGACATTCACAAGGATTATCTGATTTTGAAAACGAGAAAATCCAAGAATTCGGACTTAACTGAACGAATAATCCCTCTTAATGAAACACTAAAGGAAGTTTTTGACACGGTGCCGAGGATAGCAGAATATGTGTTTTGCCATGAAGACGGCAAACCGTATTTTTACCGGAGCAAATTCTTGAAGACGGCGTGCAGGATGGCAGGGGTAAGATATTTCGGTTATCACGCGCTGAGACATTATGGAGCAAGCAGGCTGGCGAACTCCGGTGTGCCTATAACAGATATCCAAGCCCTATTGGGTCATCAACGACCGACTACAACAGATATTTATTTGCAGTCGATAAGAAAGAGCTTGATTGGGGCCATGAAAAACCTTGAGTCACCCACAAGAGTCACCCACAAAAAAAGGGTTACAGAATGTAACCCTTTGATTTAA
- a CDS encoding ATP-binding protein, whose translation MNDLPRLKIGNDKETYMSKYIEDRYTHTLLMGKSGTGKSTLIMNWWEEDNYWKNAKILIDPSGFLAGDCYSISRGMYSSLNNPIPINPMKVPYTPDQIAESIREAVNQVVTITTPNQLFTVKMIECLDLAIKECLKNNRLSLLSVRDYIANMRGNAETRDGILARLNYLLSDPKMEKMLCGKNSLNIGEIIRNRKTFILDCFGMGREKMIFMGSLVNQAVKNYFRYEKHAEYQPLALYIDECHNFLNPNMLDILKEGRKYKLSCVLSTQDFAVIPETMTRVMLNVGNIVSYRLGHREASYVAKELDIEPQTLQFIEKYHVGYMTPKERGIAKAPRPPIFTAIKPPKKAVLHRKSRPSWFTAESYQAA comes from the coding sequence ATGAATGACCTGCCCAGACTGAAAATCGGAAACGACAAGGAGACCTACATGTCAAAATACATCGAAGACAGATACACCCATACCCTTTTGATGGGAAAGAGCGGAACAGGAAAAAGTACCTTGATAATGAATTGGTGGGAGGAAGACAACTATTGGAAGAACGCCAAGATTTTAATTGACCCGTCCGGCTTCCTGGCTGGCGATTGCTACTCGATAAGCCGAGGTATGTATTCGTCCCTGAACAACCCTATCCCCATTAACCCCATGAAAGTGCCTTACACGCCCGACCAGATTGCGGAAAGCATTAGGGAAGCCGTCAACCAGGTTGTCACCATTACCACCCCTAACCAGCTTTTCACGGTCAAGATGATTGAGTGTTTGGATTTGGCGATTAAGGAGTGCCTCAAGAATAATCGCCTCAGTCTTTTGAGCGTCAGGGATTACATTGCCAACATGCGAGGCAACGCCGAAACACGGGACGGAATTTTAGCCCGCCTCAATTACCTGTTAAGCGACCCGAAAATGGAAAAAATGCTGTGCGGTAAAAACTCGCTTAACATCGGAGAGATTATCAGGAACCGCAAAACGTTTATACTAGATTGCTTCGGAATGGGCAGGGAGAAGATGATTTTCATGGGCAGCCTTGTCAACCAAGCGGTTAAGAATTATTTCCGGTACGAGAAACACGCAGAATACCAACCGCTTGCCCTCTACATTGATGAGTGCCACAACTTCCTCAACCCCAACATGCTGGATATCCTCAAAGAGGGGCGTAAGTACAAGTTATCATGCGTTTTGTCTACCCAGGATTTTGCCGTCATCCCCGAAACCATGACACGCGTCATGCTGAACGTGGGCAACATCGTTTCCTACAGGCTCGGACACCGTGAAGCTTCTTACGTCGCCAAGGAACTGGATATCGAACCGCAGACCTTGCAGTTCATCGAAAAGTACCACGTCGGATATATGACCCCCAAGGAAAGGGGGATAGCCAAAGCCCCGCGTCCCCCGATATTCACTGCTATCAAGCCCCCGAAAAAGGCGGTGCTCCATCGCAAATCAAGACCATCTTGGTTTACGGCGGAGTCCTACCAGGCAGCCTAA